Within Eggerthella timonensis, the genomic segment CGTGCGATGCTTCATCGGCGATCATGCGCGGAGCCGTTACTCTGCAGAGTTTCATGCGTGCCTTCTCGTTGAGGCGGATACAGCGTCGCCCAGCATACCGCGCCGGGCAGGCGCGGTCAACCCGCGGGAGGCGCGGCGGGGACGGCTGCAGGGACGGCGGGGTTGGCGGACGTCCCGGTACCCGCGTCGTCCAGCACAACCTTGCCCCATGCGCACATCTGGTTGAGGATAGGCACGAAGCTCGCGCCCCGCTCGGTGAGCGAGTACTCGGTTTTGGGCGGCACCTGATGGTACAGCTCGCGATGCACCATGCCGTCGGCCTCGAGTTCGCGCAGCTGCTGGGTCAGCATTTTCGGCGTGGCCTGTGTCATCTTGCGCTGCAGCTCGCCGAAGCGCAGCACGCGCGCGTTGCTCAGGTGCCACAGGATCAGCACCTTGTGCTTGCCGCCCACGATGTCGATGGTGGCCTCCACGGGGCAATGGTACGCGCTCGGACAGGTTTTCATGCGCAGCCTCTTTCGCTCGATGCAGCATCCGCCACGGCACTCGACGCGTCGTGCAGTGCGTCGCTCGATGTGTCGCTCGACCTGCCGTCCAATACTATCTTTTTGGGTAGTATATTCCAAAAAAGTGTCTACTTGTTCTGAGGATAGCAAAGCGTAGGATGAAAGGCGACCGAACACCGGAACCCCAACCCGAATGTTAGGAGCACCTCATGACGTTTCTCGACCTCGCACGAAAGCGCTGCTCGATTCGCGCCTACCAGCCCGCCCCCGTCAGCCAGGAGCTGATCGACGCCATCGTGGAAGCGGGCCGCGTCGCGCCCACCGCCGCCAACCGCCAACCGGTGCGCGTCGTCTGCGCGACGAGCGCGACAAGCCTCGCTCACCTGGGAGAAGCGGCCAACTTGCACGGCGCGCCGCTCGCGCTCGTCGTGTGCGTCGACGGCGAACGCGCCTGGAAGCGTCGGGCAGACGGCTGGTCGTCCGCCGAAGTCGACGCCTCCATCGTGACCGACCACCTGATGCTCGCCGCCGCCGACCTCGGCCTGGGCAGCGTGTGGATCTGCAACTTCGATTCCGCAATCGTGCGCGAAGCGTGCGCACTTCCCCCGTCGCTCGAGCCGGTGAACATCCTGGCCGTCGGGCACGCCGCCTGCGACCCCGCCAGCCCCGACCGCCACGCAACCGAGCGCATCCCCTCAAGCGAATTTGTCGTCAACGGGTAGGATCGAGGGAGGTCGAAAAAACGTACATTTGGTTCCGACTCCCTCTTTGGCACAATCTCCGGCTCGGCCCGATCCCCGACGGGCGCGTCGCCCCATGGGCGCTCCGTGCATCGTTTCGTCGCCGGAATGGCAAGTTTTCACCGGATTCGGATGTTTGCGCCCCGCTCGGAGCGGGCGGCGCATCTCCGACGAGACGAGGGTTCCTCGCGACCAGGCATGATGCAGGACGGAGCATCCCGGAGCGCCCGCGGCCCGACCCGAAACATCCGAATCCGGTGAAAACTTGCCACTTGAGTCCCCGTTCGATGCACGGAAGGCAGGAATTCGGAACCGGGCTCTGAGACAAAGGCGAACCGAGTTCGCCACCTTCTACTCGATGGTGTCGAGCACGGCGCGCAGCTCGCGTTGGACACTGCGCTCGACGTTCGTCCCGATCACCTTCGTGGCGATCTGTTTGATGGCCGAGCGAGCATTGCCCATGGCGATGCTCGTGCCCGCCATGCGCAGGATCTCGTAATCGTTCATGGAGTCGCCAAACGCCATCACGTCTTCGGCGCGCACGCCGTGGGCAGCCATCACCTGCTCGATGCCGGTGGCCTTGTTCACGCCGCGCTGCATGACGTCGATCCACTTGCGGCCCGACGGCGCGAACACGAAATCGGCCTCCAGTTCGCGCGTGAGGGCATACGCCATGTCCATGACGCCCTCATCGCAGTACACCGAGGCTTTCAAGATGTTCACCTCAGGCGACGGCACATCGAACACGCGCACCGGGTTCGGCAGGTTCTTGTCCACCTCGCGCTCGAAGCGTTCCTCGTCGTCCAGAAGGTAGCTGCGCGTCTCGTCGAACAGCGCGAGATGCA encodes:
- a CDS encoding winged helix-turn-helix transcriptional regulator translates to MKTCPSAYHCPVEATIDIVGGKHKVLILWHLSNARVLRFGELQRKMTQATPKMLTQQLRELEADGMVHRELYHQVPPKTEYSLTERGASFVPILNQMCAWGKVVLDDAGTGTSANPAVPAAVPAAPPAG
- a CDS encoding nitroreductase family protein produces the protein MTFLDLARKRCSIRAYQPAPVSQELIDAIVEAGRVAPTAANRQPVRVVCATSATSLAHLGEAANLHGAPLALVVCVDGERAWKRRADGWSSAEVDASIVTDHLMLAAADLGLGSVWICNFDSAIVREACALPPSLEPVNILAVGHAACDPASPDRHATERIPSSEFVVNG
- a CDS encoding HAD family hydrolase — its product is MVKLIASDMDGTFLDENQCVPDGSYDLILRLRDAGIRFVASSGRRFDTLNELFEPVVECMDFVASNGAQVVIEGTLVDREVFSHAALRRLARTCDLFDTLHLALFDETRSYLLDDEERFEREVDKNLPNPVRVFDVPSPEVNILKASVYCDEGVMDMAYALTRELEADFVFAPSGRKWIDVMQRGVNKATGIEQVMAAHGVRAEDVMAFGDSMNDYEILRMAGTSIAMGNARSAIKQIATKVIGTNVERSVQRELRAVLDTIE